One window of Trichoderma breve strain T069 chromosome 3, whole genome shotgun sequence genomic DNA carries:
- a CDS encoding signal recognition particle receptor beta subunit domain-containing protein: MAALTFTELVEIIMTPSLPVILIGIILILGGPILFHLVLSSSSTYTVPPSVLLLGPDNAGKTALLTLFERGAKPSATHTSQVSHSIELNASTDSVTKASFRNHDDATGTHTKFLLVDTPGHGKLRNVAMGKLARTEKTKAVVFLVDAAALGEQETLAPTAAYLYDVLLFLQKKATSKGKDKASIPVLIAANKMDLFTALPATMVKTHLETELTRIRASRSKGLLDSGVGIDDVGSEEQDGWLGEYGSEKFTFQQMGEFDIDVEVLAGSVLTEEPGADKWWWWIAQRI, from the coding sequence ATGGCGGCCCTCACCTTCACCGAGCTCGTCGAAATCATCATGACGCCCTCCCTCcccgtcatcctcatcggcatcatcctcatcctcggcggccccatcctcttccacctcgtcctctcctcctcgtcaacCTACACCGTCCCGCCCAgcgtcctcctcctcggccccGACAACGCCGGCAAGACGGCTCTCCTCACCCTCTTTGAGCGCGGCGCGAAGCCCTCGGCCACGCACACCTCCCAGGTCTCGCACTCCATCGAGCTCAACGCCTCCACCGACTCCGTCACCAAGGCCTCGTTCCGCAACCACGACGACGCCACGGGCACCCACACAAAgttcctcctcgtcgacaCCCCCGGCCACGGAAAGCTGCGCAACGTCGCCATGGGCAAGCTCGCGCGCAccgaaaagacaaaggccgTCGTCTTTCTGGTCGATGCCGCCGCGCTGGGCGAGCAGGAGACCCTTGCGCCCACGGCTGCGTACCTCTACGATGTGCTGCTGTTCTTGCAAAAGAAGGCCACttccaagggcaaggacaaggcctcCATCCCCGTCCTCATCGCGGCCAACAAGATGGACCTGTTCACCGCGCTGCCGGCCACCATGGTCAAGACCCACCTAGAGACGGAGCTGACTCGGATTCGCGCTTCCCGAAGCAAGGGCCTGCTTGACTCGGGCGTCGGCATTGACGACGTCGGCTCCGAGGAGCAGGATGGCTGGCTGGGAGAGTACGGATCTGAAAAATTCACATTCCAGCAAATGGGCGAGTTTGACATTGACGTCGAGGTGCTGGCCGGCAGCGTCTTGACGGAAGAGCCTGGTGCTGACaagtggtggtggtggattGCTCAGAGAATATAA
- a CDS encoding pyridoxal-phosphate dependent enzyme domain-containing protein: MADSQIPQVRRNAPTVLSAADLIGNTPLVRLNKIPQSLGIECEVYAKTELFNAGGSVKDRIALRMIEEAEKSGRIKPGDTLIEPTSGNTGIGLALVGAIKGYKTIITLPEKMSAEKVSVLRALGATIIRTPTQAAWDSPESHIGVARRLEKELPNAHILDQYSNPANPDAHEFGTAEEIWEQTGGKVTAVVAGAGTGGTITGIAKGLKKHNKDIKIVAADPHGSILALPEALNEEHMNEGYKVEGIGYDFIPDVLDRDIVDKWYKTDDRQSFYLARRLIAEEGLLVGGSSGSAMAAMLLAVKEFGFKKGDTVVVVLPDSIRSYLSKFADDDWLAANNLLAPTGTESAPQDGVKAAADPYKGATIASLRLKPVTSVGDSSLCSEAIETMRDKGFDQLPVLNSSSKLVGLVTLGNLLSYISRGRATAQTPVKDVMFDFARLDEIVTDPRKLTSGTKAGSKRKFVEITMETPLSTLSKFFEWNSAAVVTDGKGDSHSLSKPIAVVTKVDLLTWMVNQKL, encoded by the exons ATGGCCGATTCCCAAATCCCCCAGGTTAGGCGCAATGCCCCTACCGTCCTCTCGGCCGCCGACCTCATCGGCAACACGCCCCTCGTCAGGCTCAACAAGATCCCTCAGAGCCTGGGAATTGAGTGCGAAGTCTACGCAAAGACGGAGCTGTTCAACGCCGGCGGCAGTGTCAAGGACCGGATCGCCCTGAGGATGATtgaggaggccgagaagagCGGCAGGATCAAGCCCGGCGACACTCTGATCGAGCCCACCAGCGGAAACAC tGGTATCGGCCTGGCTCTCGTTGGCGCCATCAAGGGCTACAAGACCATCATCACCCTGCCGGAGAAGATGTCCGCTGAAAAGGTCTCCGTCCTGCGAGCTCTCGGCGCCACCATCATCCGTACCCCAACCCAGGCCGCCTGGGACAGCCCCGAGTCTCACATTGGTGTTGCCCGCCGCCTCGAGAAGGAGCTGCCCAACGCCCACATTCTCGACCAGTACAGCAACCCGGCCAACCCTGACGCCCACGAGTTTGGCACCGCTGAGGAGATTTGGGAGCAGACTGGTGGCAAGGTGActgctgttgttgccggTGCGGGAACTGGCGGTACCATCACCGGTATTGCGAAGGGACTGAAGAAGCACAACAAGGACATCAAGATTGTCGCTGCTGATCCTCATGGCAGTATCCTGGCTCTGCCCGAGGCACTCAACGAGGAGCACATGAACGAGGGATACAAGGTCGAGGGTATTGGCTACGACTTCATCCCCGACGTTCTGGACCGTGACATCGTGGACAAGTGGTACAAGACCGACGACAGGCAGTCGTTCTACCTTGCCAGGAGACTGATTGCCGAGGAGGGTCTTCTCGTCGGCGGCAGCTCCGGCTCTGCCATGGCCgcgatgctgctggccgtCAAGGAGTTTGGTTTCAAGAAGGGCGACACCGTGGTTGTTGTTCTCCCCGACAGCATCCGCAGCTACCTGTCCAAGtttgccgacgacgactgGCTGGCCGCCAACAACCTGCTCGCTCCCACTGGAACCGAGTCGGCGCCCCAGGATGGCGTCAAGGCTGCCGCTGACCCTTACAAGGGCGCTACCATTGCTTCTCTCCGCCTGAAGCCCGTCACTTCCGTTGGTGACTCGTCCCTGTGCTCCGAGGCCATCGAGACCATGCGAGACAAGGGCTTCGACCAGCTGCCCGTCCTCAACTCCTCCAGCAAGCTGGTTGGCCTTGTCACCCTCGGCAACCTTCTCAGCTACATCTCCCGCGGCCGTGCGACAGCTCAGACTCCTGTCAAGGACGTCATGTTCGACTTTGCACGACTGGACGAAATTGTCACCGACCCCCGCAAGCTGACCAGCGGAACCAAGGCGGGCAGCAAGCGCAAGTTTGTCGAAATCACCATGGAGACGCCCCTTTCCACCCTCAGCAAGTTCTTTGAGTGGAACAGCGCTGCCGTTGTCACCGATGGCAAGGGCGATTCTCACTCTCTGTCCAAGCCCATTGCTGTCGTTACCAAGGTTGATCTGCTCACCTGGATGGTCAACCAGAAGTTGTAA
- a CDS encoding peptidase family m28 domain-containing protein, translated as MRFWNNLACTGLLATAAVATDLLTPDAVERDIEEKNLQNVLWNLNHIANDNGGNRAFGLPGYNASIDFILERVQTRFGNEFDTYVQPFTHLFESTRSISVKGPQGEDVYVITLQYNTATPLPGGITAELIDTPVDDVRGSACFADQWEGIDATGKIALVRRGICAIADKLKLAKAHGALAVILYNNLPGKPIGSATLSADNIGLLVPVGVITQEEGTAWKARLAAGETLTATLVVDSVNENRESWNIISETKEGDPNNVILLGAHLDSVQAGAGVNDDGSGTAGLLELATSFRKYKGFKNKVRFAWWGAEESGLIGSLYYGQHLSEEEADRIRFYFNYDMIGSKQPIYAVYADTDAHKTGGSILFDYLQSKGKPVEYGGFGSSSDYVAFLELGIPSSGLFTGAGAPEDACYHQACDNLDNINWEAITVNTKAAGRAAAQLALSLDGIPPREKSSLNPSSRRAIQRQLNRAAQITKVIDKSHKCGGLGDNTI; from the exons ATGAGGTTCTGGAATAACCTGGCCTGCACCGGCCTTCTTGCTACGGCTGCTGTCGCCACAGACCTGCTTACACCGGACGCCGTCGAGAGAgatattgaagaaaaaaa TCTCCAAAATGTTCTCTGGAACCTGAACCACATCGCAAACGACAACGGCGGCAACCGAGCCTTTGGCCTCCCCGGCTACAACGCTTCTATTGACTTCATTCTTGAACGTGTACAGACACGCTTTGGCAATGAGTTCGACACCTACGTCCAGCCATTCACTCACTTGTTTGAGAGCACCAGAAGTATCTCTGTCAAGGGACCCCAAGGTGAAGACGTATATGTCATTACTCTTCAATACAATACCGCCACCCCTCTTCCTGGCGGCATCACAGCCGAGCTCATCGACACACCGGTTGACGATGTGAGGGGATCTGCGTGTTTCGCGGACCAGTGGGAAGGAATTGACGCAACGGGAAAGATTGCTTTGGTGAGGCGAGGCATCTGTGCCATTGcagacaagctcaagctggccaaggcgCATGGTGCGCTGGCAGTCATCTTGTACAACAACCTCCCGGGCAAGCCCATTGGATCGGCTACCTTGAGTGCTGACAACATCGGATTGCTGGTTCCTGTGGGTGTCATTACTCAGGAAGAGGGCACTGCATGGAAAGCTCGTCTTGCAGCAGGCGAGACTCTAACCGCCACTCTCGTCGTGGATTCCGTGAATGAAAACAGAGAGAGCTGGAACATCATTTCGGAGACCAAGGAGGGTGACCCAAATAACGTGATTTTGCTTGGTGCTCATCTGGATTCCGTCCAAGCCGGTGCTG GTGTGAACGACGATGGCAGCGGAACTGCTGgtcttcttgagcttgctACTTCTTTCCGGAAATACAAGGGCTTCAAAAACAAAGTCCGGTTTGCCTGGTGGGGTGCTGAAGA GAGTGGCCTGATTGGTTCCCTGTACTATGGCCAACATCTGTCTGAAGAGGAGGCAGATCGCATCCGATTCTACTTCAACTATGACATGATTGGTTCCAAGCAGCCCATCTACGCTGTGTATGCTGATACCGATGCCCACAAGACTGGAGGCTCCATCCTCTTTGACTATCTCCAATCCAAGGGCAAGCCCGTCGAATATGG CGGATTCGGTTCATCTTCTGACTATGTTGCCTTCCTGGAGCTTGGTATCCCCTCTTCTGGTCTCTTCACCGGCGCCGGTGCTCCAGAAGATGCGTGTTACCACCAGGCCTGCGATAACTTGGACAACATCAACTGGGAGGCCATCACAGTGAACACCAAGGCTGCCGGTCGTGCAGCGGCACAGCTTGCATTGAGCTTGGACGGCATCCCTCCTCGAGAAAAGTCTAGCCTCAACCCAAGCAGCAGACGGGCTATCCAGAGACAGCTAAACCGGGCTGCACAGATTACAAAGGTGATTGACAAGTCTCACAAATGCGGAGGCTTGGGCGACAACACAATTTAA
- a CDS encoding chitin synthase domain-containing protein has product MSDTSDPIPSLIMNSESPSTETVDTGDISPERLPRGEMPRKPPVSMFNVSNHVTVATSTEESSRESSVSRNAIVNNAFPPNELDENRVSLNSFDSDLSFSSSITQEEAKLRWDSEEELQKVSKHLLRTQKWCLILGLVIINGGLIYAAVTVHQLYYLFLVLLSSNTTLQALMMICIITNTILRRCLPCWFARKERTPPDPERLVLLLPCYNETRDELTRSLDSLVDQKEIDNHPKIIFIIVDGNARGPGMEKTTQEYLLEDILGEGQFRRFDNGYRARDGLFMPVNVQYGYYKGLPYVFVGKSYNQGKRDSLCFVRSFLYHFKRRSANMVTMFNKTLYDYIGTIFVQHGMDTVDYLVGMDADTVFDEFCIIEMLREIRSNDRLVGVCGHVCVDFDGKPFNPWALYQSVEYSQTQGLRRMFQSRITGKVNCLPGCCQLIRVDESTFGDEVLRERFGYCPKPNDTMTLHILGNYSEDSIHAAIIFSLFPKKRTAQALRAKAFTIVPTNLKVFLSQRKRWALGSISNEFVMLFRKGIIFPERIQSFVAVMTWAITPFIVFAVAELIKLLITDGRVLLRNPVFLGLLSVLASRYVYSFCVGFWLPRNWTERGQYFVGYFLHLLVSPFANIIIMGYSLFNSDDFKWGKTREVIQSDEDAAEKGAGGVRDAV; this is encoded by the exons ATGTCTGACACATCCGATCCGATACCGTCACTCATCATGAACTCCGAGTCTCCTTCCACGGAGACTGTGGATACAGGGGACATTTCCCCTGAACGGCTTCCGCGGGGGGAGATGCCCAGGAAGCCGCCGGTGTCCATGTTCAACGTCTCAAATCATGTCACTGTCGCCACATCGACTGAAGAAAGCTCTCGAGAATCT TCAGTCTCCCGCAACGCCATCGTCAACAATGCATTTCCCCCAAATGAACTCGATGAAAATCGTGTTTCATTGAACTCATTCGACTCCGACCtttccttttcatcctcTATCAcccaagaagaggcaaagttGCGGTGGGACTCGGAGGAAGAGCTCCAGAAAGTCTCCAAACATCTGCTCCGGACTCAAAAATGGTGTCTCATTCTGGGTTTGGTTATCATCAACGGCGGGCTGATCTATGCCGCCGTGACAGTCCACCAACTGTACTACCTCTTCCTCGTTCTTCTTAGCTCAAACACCACACTTCAAGCCCTTATGATGATTTGCATCATCACGAATACCATCTTGAGGCGCTGTCTGCCTTGTTGGTTTGCTAGAAAAGAACGTACCCCCCCTGATCCCGAgaggctggtgctgctgctgccctgcTACAATGAAACCCGCGATGAGTTGACCCGGTCCCTTGACTCTCTCGTGGACCAAAAGGAGATTGATAACCACCCCAagatcatcttcatcatcgttgACGGTAATGCTCGTGGCCCAGGCATGGAGAAAACCACGCAGGAGTACCTGCTCGAGGACATTCTGGGTGAAGGTCAGTTCCGCCGCTTTGACAATGGTTACCGTGCCCGAGATGGTCTTTTCATGCCGGTCAATGTCCAATATGGCTACTACAAGGGTCTGCCGTATGTCTTTGTTGGCAAGAGCTACAACCAGGGCAAACGTGACAGCTTGTGCTTCGTCCGTTCGTTCTTGTATCACTTCAAGAGGCGCTCTGCGAACATGGTGACCATGTTCAACAAGACTCTGTACGATTACATTGGCACTATTTTCGTTCAGCATGGCATGGACACGGTCGACTACCTCGTTGGCATGGATGCCGACACCGTCTTTGATGAGTTCTGCATCATTGAGATGCTCCGCGAGATCCGTTCGAACGACAGACTGGTTGGTGTTTGCGGTCACGTCTGCGTCGACTTTGATGGCAAGCCATTCAATCCATGGGCTCTCTATCAGTCGGTCGAGTACTCGCAGACCCAAGGCCTGCGACGCATGTTCCAGTCTCGCATCACGGGCAAGGTCAACTGCTTGCCCGGCTGCTGTCAGCTGATCCGCGTTGATGAGTCGACGTTTGGCGACGAGGTTCTTCGTGAGCGCTTTGGATACTGTCCCAAGCCCAACGACACAATGACGTTGCACATCCTGGGCAACTATTCCGAGGATAGTATCCATgcggccatcatcttcagcctttTCCCCAAGAAGCGGACTGCCCAGGCCCTACGTGCCAAGGCATTCACCATTGTGCCGACCAACCTCAAGGTGTTCCTGTCACAGCGCAAGCGCTGGGCCCTTGGTAGCATCTCAAATGAGTTTGTCATGCTGTTCAGGAAGGGTATTATCTTCCCAGAGAGGATACAAAGCTTCGTAGCCGTAATGACATGGGCCATTACGCCTTTCATCGTGTTCGCCGTCGCTGAGCTCATTAAGCTGCTCATCACGGACGGCCGTGTGCTATTGCGTAACCCTGTCTTTCTCGGCCTCCTCTCTGTTTTGGCTTCTCGTTAC GTCTACTCGTTCTGCGTTGGCTTCTGGCTTCCCCGAAATTGGACGGAACGTGGCCAGTATTTTGTTGGTTacttcctccatctcctaGTCTCGCCTTTCGcaaatatcatcatcatgggttactctctcttcaactcgGATGATTTCAAGTGGGGAAAGACCAGAGAAGTGATTCAAAGCGATGAGGACGCCGCTGAGAAGGGAGCGGGTGGGGTTAGAGACGCTGTTTGA
- a CDS encoding polysaccharide deacetylase domain-containing protein, which yields MKHLKVAIGVIALVITQTAAVPQASIAAENTLCGPGLGSCVGGCCSEFGHCGTTTQYCSGSQCQLDYSDSCDTQVGPGGRSTESIDRPFFGDVPYAETITECDSPGLVALTFDDGPYEYTNQLLDLLDEYKVKATFFIAGHNRGKGRIDDESTGYPRVLRRMRNAGHQLASHTWTHRNLNGVSEHVQRTEMIYNEMAFRNIFGFVPTYMRPPFLDTNLDTKDYENDDPVLIQKSKDKFFSMQSSDETDHSYIVLAHDVHYQTVVTLAKYMIETSRERGYKLVTVGECLGDPPENWYRLAPSRRGLDTYQEIPPVNDTNQELPPVNNDTNPWTPPGNNTNPWAPPENNTNPWTPPENNTNPWTPPINNTDPGETPKLNVSTDQRCGVEHGNTTCKDSLFGDCCSYFGYCGRSDDYCITSCDRNFGVCNLPLGDDKVQAPIHDTTNGLCGRAHTATCLHFGKKKCCSQWGFCGNSEDHCLKGCQKGYGLCFTSGNFTEV from the exons ATGAAGCACCTCAAAGTTGCCATCGGGGTGATCGCCCTCGTGATTACTCAAACGGCTGCCGTTCCTCAGGCTAGTATTGCTGCTGAGAATACTCTCTGCGGTCCTGGTCTCGGAAGTTGTGTTGGGGGATGCTGCTCTGAGTTTGGTCATTGTGGTACTACCACGCAATACTGCTCAGGATCGCAATGCCAGCTCGACTACAGCGACTCCTGCGACACACA AGTCGGCcctggtggaagaagcactgAAAGCATCGATCGGCCTTTCTTTGGCGACGTCCCATACG CGGAGACTATCACTGAGTGTGACTCTCCGGGTCTTGTTGCTTTGACATTCGATGACGGACCCTACGAGTACACGAACCAGCTGCTTGATCTCCTCGACGAATACAAAGTCAAGGCCACATTCTTCATAGCCGGACACAACAGAGGCAAGGGCCGCATTGATGACGAGTCTACAGGGTATCCAAGAGTTCTGCGGCGCATGCGAAACGCCGGGCATCAGCTGGCCAGCCACACTTGGACTCATCGCAACCTTAACGGTGTCAGCGAACATGTCCAAAGAACAGAAATGATCTACAACGAGATGGCCTTTCGCAACATCTTTGGCTTCGTCCCGACATACATGCGTCCGCCTTTCCTGGA CACCAATCTGGATACCAAAGATTATGAAAACGACGACCCTGTGCTGATCCAAAAGTCCAAGGACAAGTTTTTCTCTATGCAATCGTCTGATGAGACAGATCACAGTTACATCGTTCTTGCACACGACGTGCATTATCAGACCGTGGTGACGCTTGCCAAATACATGATTGAAACCTCCAGGGAGCGAGGGTACAAGCTGGTGACAGTTGGCGAGTGCCTTGGCGATCCTCCTGAGAACTGGTATCGTTTGGCTCCCTCTAGGCGCGGGTTGGACACCTATCAGGAGATACCACCGGTAAACGACACAAATCAGGAGTTGCCGCCTGTAAACAACGACACAAATCCATGGACGCCACCTGGAAACAACACAAATCCATGGGCGCCGCCGGAGAATAATACAAACCCATGGACGCCACCGGAGAACAATACAAATCCATGGACGCCGCCGATAAACAACACCGACCCCGGCGAGACGCCAAAGCTCAATGTCTCAACGGACCAGAGATGTGGCGTCGAACATGGGAACACCACTTGCAAGGACTCTCTCTTTGGTGACTGCTGTTCATATTTCGGTTACTG TGGAAGAAGCGATGATTATTGTATCACAAGCTGTGATCGCAATTTTGGAGTCTGCAATCTTCCACTTGGCGACGACAAAGTACAGGCACCCATTCACGATACAACAAACGGCCTTTGCGGAAGAGCCCATACAGCTACGTGTCTTCACTTTGGGAAAAAGAAGTGCTGTTCCCAGTGGGGCTTTTG CGGCAATAGCGAAGATCATTGTCTCAAGGGATGTCAAAAGGGCTATGGTCTTTGCTTCACTTCAGGTAATTTCACTGAGGTGTGA
- a CDS encoding UDP-glucose/GDP-mannose dehydrogenase family, central domain-containing protein: protein MDSSEASSTSKSTDWSRRRRESDEEYKDISYYDLTPPGETISDPEPEPITSGNVLSDTETDITTDGDVELKDPSIEPRVAVIGVGYVGEHLVDVFSRRFNVIGFDVSESRVKALSPKYAQNDRVQLTSSSSRLSGASHFLISVPTLLRPDNTVDTSYLRSALDTVEKYASAGCTVVFESSVAVGMTRKLLGPVAKRMGLFAGMSPERVDPGRVEPAAYEIPKVISGLEDVVPGSLAAISELYSAVYDKVVTVSQPEVAEMTKLYENCQRMMCIAFANEMANACTPFGIDPYEVYRAAATKPFGYMSYSPGLGVGGHCIPVNPYYLLSTSEFPLLKAATEKMNARPAEIGQNAIKLLSEGPIKGVLPHVLVVGMGFKRGQSHLVNSPGLELAKSLVLSEKVAVSFADPLVGQEAVPQIPRLDEKNWSAEYLEQNFDMIIVAFKPEGLDFGLVDKLTGVRVQMWCV, encoded by the coding sequence ATGGATTCATCAGAAGCTTCGTCGACCTCTAAATCGACCGACTGGAGCCGTCGTCGAAGGGAGTCAGATGAAGAGTACAAAGATATCAGCTATTACGATCTGACTCCCCCAGGCGAGACTATTTCGGACCCAGAGCCAGAACCCATCACCAGTGGAAATGTCCTATCTgatacagaaacagacaTTACCACCGATGGTGATGTCGAGTTGAAAGACCCCAGCATCGAGCCTCGTGTCGCCGTCATTGGCGTCGGATATGTCGGCGAGCACCTCGTCGATGTCTTTTCTCGTCGCTTCAACGTTATCGGTTTTGACGTCTCCGAATCTCGCGTCAAAGCCCTCTCTCCCAAGTACGCACAAAACGACAGAGTACAACTCacgtcgtcctcgtcaagaCTCTCTGGTGCCAGCCACTTCCTCATCTCAGTTCCGACGCTTTTGCGCCCGGACAATACAGTGGACACTTCTTATCTGCGAAGTGCTTTAGACACTGTTGAAAAGTACGCCAGTGCTGGTTGCACTGTCGTTTTTGAAAGCTCCGTCGCCGTTGGCATGACGAGAAAGCTCCTCGGACCCGTCGCTAAGAGGATGGGCTTATTTGCAGGAATGTCACCTGAACGTGTTGATCCTGGTCGCGTTGAGCCCGCGGCCTATGAGATCCCCAAGGTGATTTCTGGCCTGGAGGACGTCGTCCCCGGCTCGTTGGCTGCCATATCGGAACTGTACTCTGCAGTTTATGACAAAGTTGTCACCGTCTCTCAACCTGAAGTCGCGGAGATGACCAAGCTGTATGAGAACTGTCAGCGGATGATGTGCattgcctttgccaatgAGATGGCCAATGCCTGTACCCCCTTTGGTATTGACCCTTACGAGGTCTATCGTGCCGCCGCCACAAAGCCGTTTGGCTACATGTCTTACTCCCCTGGGCTTGGTGTCGGAGGCCACTGCATCCCCGTCAACCCATATTATTTGCTGTCTACCAGTGAATTCCCGCTGCTCAAGGCGGCCACAGAAAAGATGAATGCCCGTCCCGCAGAAATTGGACAGAATGCCATCAAGCTTCTGTCTGAGGGGCCAATCAAGGGAGTCCTACCCCATGTTCTTGTTGTGGGCATGGGCTTTAAGCGCGGCCAATCTCATCTGGTCAACTCACCTGGCCTTGAGCTCGCCAAAAGTCTGGTTCTATCGGAAAAGGTCGCCGTCTCCTTCGCCGATCCTCTCGTGGGACAAGAGGCAGTGCCTCAGATCCCGCggttggatgagaagaactGGTCTGCCGAATATTTGGAGCAGAACTTTGACATGATCATCGTGGCCTTCAAGCCAGAAGGCCTTGACTTTGGTCTCGTTGATAAGCTTACTGGCGTGCGGGTTCAAATGTGGTGTGTTTAG